From the Opitutaceae bacterium genome, one window contains:
- a CDS encoding deoxyhypusine synthase family protein, with protein sequence MAKKIRKSPTNAQLASKKGPVSQFLAHHYRHFNSAALMDAAVGYERHLAKGGQMLVTLAGAMSTAELGLSLAEMIRQGKVQAIVCTGANLEEDIFNLVAHDHYERVPNYRDLTAADEQALLDRHMNRVTDTCIPEMEAMRRIEKAVLEEWVKADRAGERYFPHEFFYKILRSGKLKKSYQIDPKNSWMLAACERNLPIIVPGWEDSTLGNMYAGHVISGDVKNVHTVRTGIEYMTVFAGWYEQTAKNLKDGNGSVGFFQIGGGIAGDFPICVVPMLHQDLQRDEVPLWGYFCQISDSTTSYGSYSGAVPNEKITWGKLGKDTPKYIVESDATIVAPLVFAWVLGW encoded by the coding sequence ATGGCCAAGAAGATTCGGAAGTCTCCCACCAATGCACAGTTAGCCTCAAAGAAGGGGCCGGTTTCCCAGTTTCTTGCGCACCATTATCGGCATTTCAATTCGGCAGCGCTCATGGATGCCGCGGTCGGTTACGAACGCCATTTGGCGAAAGGCGGCCAGATGCTTGTGACATTGGCGGGCGCCATGTCGACCGCCGAGTTGGGGCTCTCGCTCGCGGAGATGATCCGGCAGGGCAAGGTGCAGGCGATCGTTTGCACAGGTGCCAACCTCGAGGAGGATATCTTCAACCTCGTGGCGCATGATCACTACGAGCGCGTGCCCAACTACCGCGACCTCACGGCTGCCGATGAACAGGCCTTGCTTGATCGCCATATGAACCGCGTGACCGACACCTGCATCCCGGAGATGGAGGCCATGCGTCGTATCGAGAAAGCCGTGCTTGAAGAGTGGGTGAAGGCGGACCGCGCGGGCGAGCGCTACTTCCCGCACGAGTTCTTCTACAAGATCCTGCGCAGCGGGAAGCTGAAGAAATCCTACCAGATTGACCCAAAGAATTCGTGGATGCTTGCAGCGTGTGAGCGCAACCTCCCGATCATCGTACCCGGCTGGGAAGACTCCACCCTCGGCAACATGTACGCCGGCCACGTGATCAGCGGCGACGTGAAGAATGTCCACACGGTGCGGACCGGCATCGAGTACATGACGGTGTTCGCCGGTTGGTATGAACAGACGGCCAAGAATCTGAAGGATGGGAATGGCTCTGTTGGCTTTTTCCAGATTGGTGGCGGCATTGCCGGCGACTTCCCCATTTGCGTGGTGCCCATGCTGCACCAGGACCTGCAGCGCGACGAAGTGCCGCTCTGGGGTTACTTTTGCCAGATCAGCGACTCGACGACCAGCTACGGCAGCTACTCCGGCGCTGTTCCGAATGAGAAGATTACCTGGGGCAAGCTCGGGAAGGACACGCCGAAGTACATCGTGGAGAGCGACGCGACGATCGTGGCGCCGCTCGTGTTTGCGTGGGTGTTGGGCTGGTGA
- a CDS encoding thioredoxin domain-containing protein, translating into MPNRLAHSTSPYLLQHADNPVDWMPWGEEAFARAEREQKPILLSIGYATCHWCHVMAHESFEDADIAEYLNAHFVPIKVDREERPDVDRVYMSYVQAITGQGGWPLNVWLTPDRKPFFGGTYFPPEDGHGRRGFLSLLRAITEAWQKHRDQLVHEANRVLATLAHHTRNAAAPEEPSAEKELIDAGSEAFEQCFTHLHEAFDEENGGFGGAPKFPRASNLHFLVRAACIQGVDTDAGRRALELVTGTLRSMARGGIHDHVGGGFHRYSVDAGWFVPHFEKMLYDQAQIALNYLEAYQATGHEAYAQVARDIFEYAERDLLLEGGAYASAEDADSPAPDGQGHGGKAEGAFYVWTKTEIESVLGPAAPLICLHFGVSDDGNVPPEFDPHHELAGKNILHQRQSLLDTAEQFNLTPEEASDRLVEALEKLRLTRERRARPLRDDKVITAWNGLMVSALARASVVLRQPELASCAERTAAFLEQQLHDPARSVLFRSYRGIRGEAEAFAEDYACLIQGLLDLYEATGRARWFLWALKLQETFDRNFWDEAKGGYFASQAGDQHLVLRLKDDYDGAEPAANSVAAMNLFRLGYALPDEQRWFERGRATLRALEPQWTRHPHALPQLLCAVEYALSSPRQVVLVGDPASESFRAMQQAVFSRLGARRAVLAVTGGADEGALSVRLPALSGYKGREGATLAYVCERETCLPAVDTPASLEALFATTPSVH; encoded by the coding sequence GTGCCCAACCGTCTCGCCCACTCCACCTCGCCCTATCTCCTCCAACATGCAGACAACCCGGTCGACTGGATGCCGTGGGGAGAGGAGGCGTTTGCACGGGCGGAGCGCGAGCAGAAACCCATCTTGCTGAGCATTGGCTACGCGACCTGCCACTGGTGCCATGTGATGGCGCACGAGTCGTTTGAGGACGCCGACATAGCCGAGTACCTCAACGCGCACTTCGTCCCAATAAAGGTCGATCGCGAGGAACGCCCCGATGTCGACCGCGTGTACATGAGTTACGTGCAGGCGATCACGGGCCAGGGTGGCTGGCCGCTGAATGTCTGGCTCACGCCGGATCGGAAACCGTTCTTTGGGGGCACCTATTTCCCGCCCGAGGACGGGCATGGCCGACGTGGCTTCCTGTCGCTGCTGCGGGCCATCACGGAAGCCTGGCAAAAACATCGCGATCAGCTCGTGCACGAGGCGAACCGCGTGCTGGCCACACTGGCCCACCACACCCGCAACGCTGCGGCCCCGGAGGAACCCTCGGCGGAAAAGGAGTTGATCGACGCGGGAAGCGAGGCCTTCGAACAGTGTTTCACCCACCTCCACGAGGCCTTCGACGAGGAGAACGGCGGCTTTGGCGGAGCACCAAAGTTCCCGCGGGCGTCGAATCTCCATTTCCTGGTGCGCGCGGCGTGTATCCAAGGTGTTGATACAGATGCGGGCCGGCGCGCCCTTGAGCTCGTGACCGGCACGCTCCGCTCAATGGCCAGGGGCGGCATCCACGACCATGTCGGGGGAGGCTTTCACCGGTACTCGGTGGATGCGGGCTGGTTCGTGCCGCATTTCGAGAAGATGCTCTATGACCAGGCGCAGATTGCGCTCAATTACCTCGAAGCGTACCAGGCGACGGGCCACGAGGCGTACGCACAGGTGGCGCGCGATATCTTTGAGTATGCCGAGCGCGACCTGCTTCTCGAGGGTGGTGCCTATGCGTCGGCGGAGGATGCCGACAGTCCTGCGCCCGATGGGCAGGGACACGGCGGAAAGGCCGAAGGCGCCTTCTATGTCTGGACGAAGACCGAGATTGAATCCGTGCTCGGGCCGGCCGCTCCGCTCATCTGCCTGCACTTTGGTGTTTCCGACGACGGAAATGTCCCGCCCGAGTTCGATCCCCATCATGAGCTTGCGGGAAAGAACATCCTTCACCAGCGGCAGTCGCTCCTCGACACCGCCGAGCAATTCAACCTTACCCCGGAGGAGGCGAGTGACCGTCTCGTCGAAGCACTTGAAAAGCTGCGTCTGACTCGTGAGCGGCGAGCGAGGCCGCTGCGCGATGACAAGGTCATCACGGCCTGGAACGGATTGATGGTGTCCGCCCTCGCGCGCGCTTCCGTGGTGCTCCGCCAGCCCGAATTGGCTTCGTGCGCGGAGCGCACGGCTGCCTTTCTGGAGCAGCAGCTTCACGACCCGGCGAGGTCCGTCCTGTTCAGGAGTTACCGGGGGATCCGTGGTGAAGCTGAGGCCTTTGCGGAAGATTATGCGTGCCTGATCCAGGGGCTTCTCGACCTGTATGAAGCGACAGGCCGTGCGCGGTGGTTCCTGTGGGCGTTGAAGCTTCAGGAGACGTTCGATCGCAATTTCTGGGACGAGGCGAAAGGCGGGTACTTCGCGTCGCAGGCTGGCGACCAACACCTCGTGCTCCGATTGAAGGACGACTACGATGGCGCCGAACCCGCGGCCAATTCCGTAGCGGCGATGAACCTGTTTCGCCTCGGGTATGCCCTTCCGGATGAGCAGCGCTGGTTTGAGCGTGGACGCGCGACATTGCGCGCGCTTGAGCCGCAATGGACCCGCCATCCCCACGCCTTGCCCCAGCTTCTCTGCGCGGTGGAGTATGCGCTGTCCTCTCCGCGGCAGGTGGTCCTGGTTGGTGATCCCGCATCCGAATCCTTTCGCGCCATGCAGCAGGCCGTGTTCAGCCGCCTCGGTGCCCGTCGTGCCGTGCTGGCCGTGACCGGCGGTGCCGATGAGGGTGCGCTGTCGGTGCGCCTGCCTGCCCTCTCCGGCTATAAAGGACGTGAAGGTGCGACCCTTGCCTATGTGTGCGAGCGTGAAACCTGCCTCCCTGCGGTCGACACCCCCGCCTCCCTTGAGGCCCTGTTTGCAACCACGCCCTCGGTGCACTAA
- a CDS encoding helix-turn-helix transcriptional regulator, whose translation MNYTQLFRTLREAKGLTHDGLAREAGCHRNTVINVESGRPVKFKTIAELMSKMGYGPDSSELKSVALLWLESISGVNFTHDESTQEARTRINSYRATEKESAQLLADAVLASNLTVDQIRTLLFAASRPEVITVIEGVRQMVTSAETAPVVHTAPPMKVEEEQEA comes from the coding sequence ATGAATTACACCCAGCTATTTCGCACGCTGAGGGAGGCCAAGGGCCTAACCCATGATGGCTTGGCCCGGGAGGCGGGCTGCCACCGCAACACGGTCATCAACGTCGAGAGCGGGCGCCCAGTCAAATTCAAGACTATCGCCGAGCTCATGTCGAAGATGGGTTATGGCCCCGACTCGTCGGAACTCAAATCCGTCGCCCTCCTCTGGCTTGAATCCATCAGCGGAGTCAACTTCACGCATGACGAGAGCACCCAGGAGGCACGCACCCGCATCAACTCCTACCGCGCCACCGAAAAGGAATCGGCGCAGCTTCTCGCCGATGCTGTTCTTGCAAGCAACCTGACGGTCGACCAGATCCGCACACTTCTGTTCGCCGCCAGCCGTCCCGAGGTGATTACAGTCATTGAGGGCGTCCGGCAGATGGTGACATCCGCCGAAACCGCGCCAGTCGTCCACACCGCTCCCCCGATGAAAGTCGAGGAAGAGCAGGAGGCGTGA
- a CDS encoding response regulator, which produces MCSDLITKQTWEILKKGAPMRVLIVEDDPVARKILGRALVRLGHEVIECDDGAKALRLLETEKVRVIVSDWMMPEIDGLELCRRVRARPKADYVYYILLTAQTPDIENQREAVEAGVDDFLSKPLQVQELWMRLRVAERILRYATQVQQLEAFLPICSYCKKVRDDQNYWQQIETYVNERTGSEFSHSICPDCYTRVVVPELEEIRKAAAKPKAEKQ; this is translated from the coding sequence ATGTGTTCCGACCTCATCACCAAGCAGACATGGGAAATCCTCAAAAAGGGTGCCCCCATGCGGGTCCTGATCGTCGAGGATGACCCGGTGGCGAGGAAGATCCTCGGTCGAGCGCTGGTGCGCCTGGGCCATGAGGTGATTGAATGTGATGACGGCGCGAAGGCGCTCCGCCTCCTGGAAACGGAAAAGGTACGGGTGATCGTCAGCGACTGGATGATGCCGGAGATCGACGGACTTGAGCTTTGTCGTCGGGTGCGTGCCCGGCCCAAGGCCGACTATGTCTATTACATCCTTTTGACCGCCCAGACTCCCGACATCGAGAACCAGCGGGAAGCGGTGGAGGCGGGCGTCGACGACTTCCTGAGCAAACCCCTGCAAGTGCAGGAGCTTTGGATGCGTCTGCGGGTCGCCGAACGCATTCTGCGCTATGCCACGCAGGTACAGCAGTTGGAGGCGTTCCTTCCCATTTGTTCCTACTGCAAAAAGGTTCGCGACGACCAAAACTACTGGCAGCAGATCGAGACCTACGTGAATGAGCGCACGGGCAGCGAGTTCAGCCACTCGATCTGTCCCGATTGCTACACGCGCGTCGTCGTGCCGGAACTGGAGGAAATCCGGAAGGCCGCCGCCAAGCCAAAGGCCGAGAAGCAATGA
- a CDS encoding SlyX family protein — protein sequence MSASDADRLARLEERLAWLERHVTEQDKVILELTDTVERLKGEVVRLRERLPAGESGLDADADERPPHY from the coding sequence ATGAGTGCATCCGATGCCGACCGGCTCGCGCGCTTGGAGGAGCGACTTGCCTGGTTAGAGCGACATGTCACCGAGCAGGACAAAGTGATCCTCGAGCTCACGGACACCGTGGAGCGCCTCAAGGGCGAGGTCGTGCGGCTACGTGAGCGACTGCCCGCCGGCGAATCAGGCCTGGATGCCGACGCCGACGAGCGACCGCCGCATTATTGA
- a CDS encoding ROK family protein, translating into MSQKGIFIGTDSGATTSKTGGVWEDGSIISHKLMQSSTNSQAGTDAVVKGWVQGVEGFLKANGLNWDQVRGVGLAIPGPYQRYGVLDKSANLPDSFTGWDFYTDYSRALAAAAGRPLPLVVGNDGNYGGVGEAQRVRGDKKSGVLMLAPGSGLGAAYIDPHGLPLDGDTFAGMEAGHMPAALHLLGNIRPFRCGCGRDWGCIEAYTTISGLPQVLAEFIKKHPEHELSKPSTATDKEKVLSLRSRAQKGDALALEIFDFQARALGLHAANLIVALDPEFVVIGGGLIDPESTTQEFRDRYLNGIRNAALPYLFPAQRTKVKFLPATLGELSQAIGAALVALYTQKHAVGVQ; encoded by the coding sequence ATGAGTCAGAAAGGCATCTTCATCGGAACCGACAGCGGCGCCACCACGTCGAAAACAGGAGGCGTCTGGGAGGACGGCTCCATTATCTCCCACAAGCTCATGCAGAGTTCGACGAACTCGCAGGCTGGCACCGACGCCGTCGTCAAGGGCTGGGTGCAGGGTGTTGAGGGTTTTCTCAAGGCCAATGGTTTGAACTGGGACCAAGTCCGTGGCGTGGGTCTGGCGATTCCCGGACCTTACCAGCGGTACGGGGTGCTCGACAAGTCGGCGAACCTTCCGGACTCGTTCACAGGTTGGGATTTTTACACGGATTACAGCCGGGCATTGGCCGCTGCAGCAGGTCGCCCTCTCCCTTTGGTTGTCGGCAACGACGGCAATTACGGCGGGGTGGGCGAAGCCCAGCGCGTGCGTGGCGATAAGAAGTCCGGCGTCCTAATGCTGGCGCCCGGCTCGGGCTTGGGTGCCGCTTATATCGATCCGCACGGTCTTCCCCTCGATGGCGACACGTTCGCCGGGATGGAAGCCGGCCACATGCCGGCCGCCTTGCATCTCCTCGGCAATATCCGTCCCTTCCGTTGCGGTTGCGGTCGTGATTGGGGATGCATCGAGGCCTACACCACCATCTCAGGCCTGCCCCAGGTTCTGGCCGAATTCATCAAGAAGCACCCCGAGCACGAGCTTTCCAAGCCCAGCACAGCTACCGACAAGGAAAAGGTGCTCTCTCTCCGCAGCCGCGCCCAGAAGGGCGATGCACTTGCGCTCGAGATCTTCGACTTCCAGGCCCGCGCGCTCGGTCTTCACGCCGCGAACCTGATTGTCGCCCTCGACCCGGAATTCGTCGTCATCGGCGGCGGCCTCATCGACCCGGAGTCCACGACGCAAGAGTTCCGCGATCGCTACCTGAATGGCATTCGCAACGCTGCCCTGCCCTACCTGTTCCCGGCTCAACGGACCAAGGTGAAATTCCTCCCCGCCACCCTGGGCGAGCTGTCGCAAGCCATCGGCGCGGCCCTCGTCGCCCTCTACACGCAGAAGCACGCGGTCGGCGTGCAGTGA
- a CDS encoding iron-containing alcohol dehydrogenase — protein sequence MENFTFHNPTRVHFGRGQIARLGEEIPARARILLLAGGGSIRANGVLEQVKTALKGRELTEFWGVEANPDYDTLMKAVELCRREKIEWILPVGGGSVLDGAKFVSVAVAHRSDPWDILQTAGGSIEGPALPIGAVLTLPATGSEANAASVISRRAIKEKLHFIHPSVFPRFSVIDPETTFSLPLHQVANGIADTFTHIMEQYLTYPAGAAVQDRFAESLLKVLIEEGVRSYHHPKDYALRANLVWASTCALNGIIGVGVPQDWATHTIGHELTALHGIDHARTLAIVLPSLLELERAARREKLLQYAHRVWDIREGSEEARIDAAILATRHFYESIGIATRLSGYDVGVTTAVEVGRRLHARGLERFGDRGAITPQRAVEILQHAA from the coding sequence ATGGAAAACTTTACCTTTCACAACCCCACGCGCGTTCACTTCGGCAGAGGTCAGATCGCGCGCCTGGGCGAGGAGATTCCTGCCCGTGCCCGGATTCTCCTGCTGGCGGGCGGGGGAAGCATCCGCGCGAACGGCGTGCTTGAGCAGGTGAAGACGGCGCTCAAGGGGAGGGAATTGACAGAATTTTGGGGGGTGGAAGCCAATCCCGATTATGACACCTTGATGAAGGCGGTTGAGCTTTGTCGCCGCGAAAAGATCGAGTGGATCCTTCCGGTGGGAGGGGGCTCGGTCCTGGACGGAGCAAAGTTTGTCTCGGTGGCAGTCGCCCATCGGTCGGATCCCTGGGACATCCTCCAGACGGCCGGCGGATCCATCGAGGGACCTGCGCTTCCCATCGGCGCGGTGTTGACCCTGCCCGCCACGGGTTCGGAAGCCAATGCGGCATCGGTGATCAGTCGCCGTGCGATCAAGGAGAAGCTGCACTTCATTCACCCCTCCGTCTTCCCGCGTTTCTCGGTGATCGATCCGGAGACGACCTTTTCCCTTCCGCTCCACCAGGTGGCTAACGGTATCGCTGACACCTTCACGCATATCATGGAGCAATACCTCACGTACCCCGCAGGCGCCGCCGTGCAGGACCGCTTTGCCGAATCGCTCCTGAAGGTGTTGATCGAGGAAGGTGTGCGCTCCTATCATCATCCGAAGGACTATGCGTTGCGTGCGAACCTCGTGTGGGCCTCCACCTGCGCGCTGAACGGGATCATTGGCGTCGGCGTTCCCCAGGATTGGGCGACCCATACCATCGGCCATGAGCTGACGGCGCTGCACGGAATCGACCATGCCCGCACCCTTGCGATCGTGTTGCCGTCGCTGCTCGAGCTCGAGCGTGCGGCGCGCCGCGAGAAACTGCTCCAATACGCACACCGCGTCTGGGACATTCGCGAGGGCTCCGAAGAGGCGCGTATCGATGCGGCAATCCTCGCGACGCGTCATTTCTACGAAAGTATCGGCATTGCCACACGCCTCTCTGGCTACGATGTGGGGGTGACGACGGCAGTGGAGGTGGGACGGCGCCTGCATGCGCGCGGTCTCGAACGGTTCGGGGATCGCGGTGCGATCACCCCCCAGCGTGCAGTGGAGATTCTTCAGCACGCGGCCTAA
- a CDS encoding sugar efflux transporter has product MKGFYDRCRPVLANRELWPLFVLNVLLGLGYSFVGPFFSMWGTIEVGMSPFAYGVFMMVNAIGGVVIGTWVAHYSDTHWTRRSTLVAGAVAGAVAYGLFSFIRSIPALTLIGALVLGLSSITFSQLFAYARERIGHLGFPTTEAAFFMNVFRMFFALSWTVSPAIASWVLVHGSYRWLFLCASGIFLVFAFVTLRYVEPVAPSAAAHTGPRQSSWRYLLRPDMAAHFTAFVAIFCAATMCMSNLPLLILQTLKGEETQVGIAYSVAPIFELPFMLYFGWLATRRSAANLIRWGMALGIAYYALLAVVQAPWQVYPVQILSAALTAIISGVAITYFQSHLPRHPGMATNLYATSQRIGSTAGYFAFGAIAQAHGHRAVFGFGTGLAVIALLLMMVSVHAGPED; this is encoded by the coding sequence ATGAAAGGGTTTTACGATCGCTGCCGCCCCGTGCTGGCCAACCGCGAGCTTTGGCCGCTCTTTGTCCTGAACGTGCTTTTGGGACTGGGGTATTCCTTTGTGGGGCCCTTCTTCTCGATGTGGGGAACGATCGAGGTGGGCATGAGTCCCTTCGCCTATGGGGTGTTCATGATGGTGAATGCCATTGGCGGCGTGGTGATCGGCACTTGGGTGGCGCACTATTCGGACACCCATTGGACACGGCGTTCGACCCTGGTGGCGGGGGCCGTTGCGGGCGCAGTCGCGTATGGCCTCTTCAGTTTCATCCGCAGTATCCCGGCGCTCACCCTGATTGGGGCACTGGTGCTTGGCCTATCCTCCATTACATTCTCGCAACTTTTTGCCTATGCCCGCGAGCGGATCGGTCACCTCGGATTTCCAACCACGGAAGCAGCCTTTTTCATGAACGTGTTTCGCATGTTCTTTGCCCTTTCCTGGACGGTCTCGCCAGCAATCGCCTCTTGGGTCCTTGTGCACGGCTCCTATCGCTGGCTGTTCCTCTGTGCTTCCGGGATCTTCCTGGTGTTTGCCTTCGTGACGCTTCGCTACGTTGAGCCAGTCGCGCCCAGTGCGGCCGCGCACACGGGGCCCAGGCAATCGTCTTGGCGCTATCTCCTTCGTCCCGATATGGCGGCGCATTTCACGGCCTTCGTCGCGATTTTCTGCGCCGCGACCATGTGCATGAGCAACCTGCCTTTGCTGATCCTACAGACCCTCAAGGGCGAGGAAACACAGGTGGGGATCGCCTACAGTGTCGCACCGATTTTCGAACTCCCATTCATGCTCTATTTTGGCTGGCTCGCCACGCGGCGGTCGGCGGCGAACCTCATCCGGTGGGGCATGGCGCTGGGCATAGCCTATTACGCGCTTCTGGCCGTGGTGCAGGCGCCATGGCAGGTGTACCCGGTGCAGATTTTGTCGGCTGCGTTGACGGCAATCATTTCGGGCGTGGCGATCACCTATTTCCAGAGTCATTTGCCGCGGCATCCCGGCATGGCAACCAACCTCTACGCCACGTCGCAACGGATCGGCTCCACAGCGGGCTACTTCGCCTTCGGTGCGATTGCCCAGGCCCACGGTCACCGGGCCGTGTTTGGCTTTGGCACCGGGCTGGCCGTGATCGCGCTTTTGCTCATGATGGTGTCGGTCCACGCGGGTCCGGAAGATTGA
- a CDS encoding TonB-dependent receptor, protein MHFRTHLLSFFSVGATCALAQTSEPTRTTRSPGSLNDPVAHLDTLVVTGALDLKTAFDLAQGVAVFDETELRRRRAHSLGETLSGTTGVSSTYYGPGASRPIIRGMGGDRVRMLSDGVGTLDLSNLSPDHAVAVEPSLAKRIEVLRGPACLLYGNSAVGGVVNVLDGRIPLDATGYTGLAEGRYDSVNDGLTGLFDVEAVSGGAAFKAQGIRTHTSDLSIPGSPDPEATEFSGRLAGSAIDAISGSVGSAWRGDVFSAGVALNHQDSFYGVPNGEEPIAIDLLQRRADFEARLKPKSGPFSSVTFRAAASRYRHHERDTETGEIHTTFRQSGGEGRVEFQQAKNGAWSGVSGVQWTQARVTSEGEEVVTPPLRVSNGAVFTLQEWALEKVTLQAGARVERQRIRLGDVPDGLPEFEGYEAVSGETRSGTVPSVSVGAVVYPDKDTSLALSLSANSRMPLAQELFSNGPHGGTGIYEVGRTDLGREKSVGVEVTLRRRAGAVTGSLGVFAHRFSNYITEHRLPDELTPTDNNDEGLPAYQFAGSRALFLGAEAEVAFHLIDLERESLHLEFGADVVRAEDETADVPLPRITPARVRAEIAYERGPWYTTVGATQVFRQTRVAPEEETETAGYLLLGAEIGRRWNVKKGRIEGFVRGQNLADRFARVHTSFLKESAPLPGRSVTVGLRYAF, encoded by the coding sequence ATGCACTTTAGAACTCACCTGTTATCGTTCTTTTCCGTGGGCGCAACCTGCGCCCTTGCCCAAACTTCGGAGCCCACGCGCACCACTCGTTCGCCCGGCTCCCTCAATGATCCTGTTGCCCACCTCGACACGCTCGTCGTGACGGGTGCCCTCGATTTGAAGACCGCCTTCGATCTCGCCCAAGGTGTCGCTGTGTTCGATGAGACAGAGCTGCGACGCCGTCGGGCCCACAGCCTTGGCGAAACGCTCTCCGGCACCACCGGTGTGTCGTCGACCTACTACGGCCCGGGCGCCAGCCGCCCGATCATCCGCGGCATGGGAGGCGACCGCGTGCGCATGCTTTCCGATGGCGTTGGCACACTCGACCTGTCCAACCTCAGCCCGGACCACGCAGTCGCGGTCGAGCCATCCCTTGCCAAACGCATCGAGGTGCTCCGTGGCCCGGCCTGCCTGCTGTACGGCAACTCTGCCGTGGGTGGGGTGGTAAATGTATTGGACGGACGGATACCGCTCGATGCGACCGGGTACACCGGGCTTGCGGAAGGACGTTACGATTCCGTCAACGATGGTCTCACCGGCCTTTTTGATGTCGAGGCTGTGAGCGGCGGAGCCGCCTTCAAGGCCCAGGGAATCCGCACACATACCAGCGACCTTTCCATTCCGGGAAGCCCGGACCCCGAGGCCACGGAGTTCTCCGGGCGCCTCGCTGGCTCCGCTATCGATGCGATATCGGGGAGCGTCGGCTCTGCCTGGCGCGGAGACGTCTTTTCCGCGGGTGTGGCGCTGAATCACCAGGACTCCTTCTACGGCGTTCCCAATGGTGAGGAACCGATTGCAATCGACCTGCTGCAACGCAGGGCGGATTTCGAGGCGAGGCTCAAGCCAAAGTCCGGCCCGTTCTCGTCCGTAACCTTTCGCGCTGCAGCGAGTCGCTACCGGCATCACGAGCGGGACACGGAAACGGGCGAGATCCACACGACTTTCCGCCAGAGCGGCGGGGAAGGTCGCGTGGAATTCCAGCAGGCGAAGAACGGCGCCTGGTCCGGTGTGTCAGGCGTGCAATGGACGCAAGCCCGCGTCACCTCCGAGGGCGAGGAGGTGGTCACTCCGCCGCTTCGCGTTTCGAATGGAGCCGTGTTTACGCTCCAGGAATGGGCGCTTGAGAAGGTGACGTTGCAGGCGGGTGCACGCGTGGAGAGGCAGCGAATCCGACTCGGTGACGTTCCGGACGGGCTTCCGGAATTCGAGGGTTACGAAGCCGTGTCCGGCGAAACGCGCAGCGGCACCGTCCCGAGCGTTTCGGTTGGCGCGGTGGTGTATCCGGACAAAGATACCTCCCTCGCGCTGTCGTTGTCGGCTAATTCCCGCATGCCGCTTGCGCAGGAGCTGTTCTCGAACGGCCCGCACGGTGGCACGGGCATCTATGAAGTCGGCCGCACGGATCTCGGCCGCGAGAAATCAGTGGGCGTGGAGGTGACCTTGCGCCGGCGTGCCGGGGCAGTCACCGGCTCGCTCGGAGTGTTCGCGCACCGATTCTCGAACTACATCACCGAGCATCGCCTTCCCGACGAGCTCACGCCCACCGACAACAATGATGAAGGGCTCCCCGCCTATCAGTTTGCAGGCTCCCGCGCGCTCTTCCTGGGCGCTGAGGCCGAGGTCGCATTCCACCTGATCGATTTGGAGCGCGAAAGCCTCCATCTCGAGTTCGGCGCAGACGTCGTGCGGGCTGAGGATGAGACAGCTGATGTCCCACTGCCTCGCATCACACCAGCGCGCGTACGCGCGGAGATCGCCTACGAGCGTGGTCCTTGGTACACCACGGTGGGTGCCACCCAGGTCTTCAGGCAGACACGTGTTGCGCCGGAGGAGGAAACCGAGACCGCAGGCTACCTGCTGCTCGGCGCTGAAATCGGCCGGCGTTGGAACGTGAAGAAGGGACGTATCGAAGGATTCGTCCGCGGCCAGAACCTCGCCGATCGCTTCGCCCGTGTGCACACCTCATTCTTGAAGGAGTCGGCACCGCTGCCGGGCCGTTCCGTCACGGTGGGACTGCGCTACGCATTCTGA
- a CDS encoding nitroreductase: protein MHPVLDALHARHCIREFTDEQIPEETLAALVEAAGRAPSSKNTQPWLLHLVKGAALERLKTAMLATFDAGEKPRPDYRYSPDPLPETWAARAKACGIGIFQHKGIGREDREKRRLHDRENFHFFGAPQVFFLALPKEGLAHGAMMDCGFVLNNLMLGLTALGYGSCPQYSAVAYPDVLRAQLKGTDNQLFLAGLACGRPKPGSHVNAFEPGRLPPTEWFHRHEA from the coding sequence ATGCATCCCGTTCTCGACGCCCTTCACGCCAGGCATTGCATCCGCGAGTTTACCGACGAGCAAATCCCGGAGGAGACCCTTGCCGCGCTCGTCGAAGCCGCGGGGCGCGCGCCAAGCTCCAAGAACACGCAGCCCTGGCTGCTTCACCTCGTCAAAGGCGCTGCGTTGGAACGCCTCAAGACAGCCATGTTGGCAACCTTCGATGCTGGCGAAAAACCTCGCCCGGACTACCGCTACTCACCGGACCCGCTCCCGGAAACGTGGGCTGCGCGAGCCAAGGCGTGCGGGATCGGCATTTTCCAGCACAAAGGCATCGGTCGCGAGGACCGCGAGAAGCGAAGGCTCCATGACCGTGAAAACTTTCACTTCTTCGGTGCACCACAGGTCTTCTTCCTCGCGCTGCCAAAGGAAGGCCTCGCCCATGGCGCCATGATGGACTGCGGATTCGTGCTGAATAACCTGATGCTCGGGCTCACGGCCCTCGGCTACGGCTCCTGTCCCCAGTACAGTGCCGTCGCCTACCCGGATGTGCTGCGCGCCCAGCTTAAGGGCACCGACAACCAACTCTTCCTTGCCGGGCTTGCCTGCGGCCGGCCAAAGCCAGGCAGTCACGTCAATGCCTTCGAACCCGGAAGACTGCCGCCAACTGAGTGGTTCCACCGTCACGAAGCCTGA